One Arthrobacter sp. FW306-07-I genomic window carries:
- a CDS encoding MFS transporter, translating to MSETTATSKELLARPVLKSAIFKAARRLMPMLVILYVVSFLDRTNVGFAEAALGADKGVSAAAFALGAGIFFIGYAIFEIPSNLLLKRVGAKIWLARIAITWGIVSACFAFVQGETSFVILRFLLGVTEAGLFPGVIMYLAEWFPNKVRVQMFAIFYLAQPFSQMIGNPLSGWLINIGDQVPGLRGWQVMFFVEGMLAVLAGIAAFFFLINGPEKAKFLSSDEKYALKEVMALEDNIKDEHGPRGILAAMRNGRVWYFTVIYFCLQVAVYGVTFFLPQQVSSLTGQKVGLAVGLLIAVPWFFGIFSCYFIGKAADTVAKRRKFGTILFISTGLCIFGSAWAGTNHQPVLGMIFITLAVCSFLAVGPVVWSYPTAFLAGSAAAAGIGLINSLGNLGGFVAPILRTAVNEATQSPTGSMGVYALGVLPFVAAAMMFATRRFKNKADDLLD from the coding sequence GTGTCCGAAACCACCGCAACATCCAAGGAGCTTCTGGCCCGTCCGGTCCTGAAGTCCGCGATCTTCAAGGCAGCCCGCCGGCTCATGCCGATGCTGGTCATCCTGTACGTCGTTTCGTTCCTGGACCGCACCAACGTCGGCTTTGCCGAGGCGGCGCTGGGAGCTGACAAGGGAGTGTCCGCCGCGGCCTTCGCCCTGGGCGCCGGCATCTTCTTCATTGGCTATGCGATCTTCGAGATTCCCAGCAACCTGCTGCTCAAGAGGGTCGGCGCCAAGATCTGGCTGGCCCGCATCGCCATCACCTGGGGCATCGTCTCCGCCTGCTTCGCCTTTGTACAGGGCGAGACGTCCTTCGTGATCCTGCGTTTCCTCCTGGGCGTGACCGAAGCCGGGCTGTTCCCCGGCGTGATCATGTACCTTGCCGAATGGTTCCCCAACAAGGTGCGCGTCCAGATGTTCGCCATCTTCTACCTGGCCCAGCCGTTCTCGCAGATGATCGGCAACCCGCTGTCGGGCTGGCTGATCAACATCGGTGACCAGGTGCCCGGCCTGCGCGGCTGGCAGGTCATGTTCTTCGTTGAAGGCATGCTGGCCGTCCTGGCAGGCATCGCAGCCTTCTTCTTCCTGATCAATGGTCCGGAAAAGGCGAAGTTCCTCAGCAGCGATGAGAAGTACGCGCTGAAGGAAGTCATGGCCCTTGAGGACAACATCAAGGATGAGCACGGTCCGCGCGGCATCCTCGCTGCCATGCGCAACGGCCGCGTCTGGTACTTCACCGTGATCTACTTCTGCCTGCAGGTCGCCGTGTATGGCGTGACGTTCTTCCTGCCCCAGCAGGTGTCTTCCCTCACCGGGCAGAAGGTGGGGCTCGCCGTCGGCCTGTTGATTGCCGTTCCGTGGTTCTTCGGCATCTTCTCCTGCTACTTCATCGGCAAGGCCGCGGATACCGTAGCCAAGCGCCGGAAGTTCGGCACCATCCTTTTCATCTCCACCGGCCTGTGCATCTTCGGGTCGGCCTGGGCGGGGACCAACCACCAGCCGGTGCTGGGCATGATCTTCATAACCCTGGCTGTCTGCAGCTTCCTGGCCGTGGGTCCCGTGGTCTGGTCCTATCCCACCGCGTTCCTCGCGGGTTCAGCTGCTGCCGCCGGCATCGGCCTGATCAACTCCCTGGGCAACCTGGGCGGCTTCGTGGCGCCGATCCTCCGGACTGCCGTCAACGAGGCGACCCAATCGCCCACCGGCTCCATGGGCGTCTATGCCCTG
- a CDS encoding 3-hydroxyacyl-CoA dehydrogenase family protein — protein sequence MSTRNIAVVGSGYMGGGIAQVLALAGARVALADVSAEIAQSNYERLLKESDEFVAAGLFPANATDLLKENLWAAKDIEEAVAGAEYIEEAVPEVLEIKHATLSRISAAARPDAIIGSNTSTISIAKLAEVVENPERFLGVHFSNPAPFIPGVEVIPHEGTSEATVQAARTIVGETGKETATVKDVTGFVLNRLQYALFHEAAQVVEEGIASAEDVDTLVRTTFGFRLPFFGPFAIADMAGLDVYAFCYKSLQTGFPERFATPKILQEKVDAGQLGTKTGSGFLDVPADRTAALVAYRNKAYVAMQKLIEELGPAPLS from the coding sequence ATGAGCACCCGTAACATCGCCGTCGTTGGCTCAGGCTACATGGGCGGCGGTATCGCCCAGGTCCTGGCACTCGCAGGAGCCCGCGTCGCGCTGGCCGACGTCTCCGCCGAGATCGCCCAGAGCAACTACGAGCGGCTGCTGAAGGAATCCGACGAGTTCGTCGCCGCAGGCCTCTTCCCGGCCAACGCCACGGACCTGCTCAAGGAAAACCTCTGGGCCGCCAAGGACATCGAGGAAGCAGTGGCCGGCGCTGAGTACATCGAGGAGGCCGTGCCCGAAGTCCTCGAAATCAAGCACGCCACCCTGAGCCGGATCAGCGCCGCAGCGCGCCCCGACGCCATCATCGGTTCCAACACCTCCACCATCTCCATCGCCAAACTGGCCGAGGTAGTGGAAAACCCGGAGCGGTTCCTGGGCGTCCACTTCTCCAACCCGGCACCGTTCATCCCCGGCGTGGAAGTCATCCCGCACGAAGGAACCTCCGAGGCCACCGTCCAGGCCGCGCGCACCATCGTGGGGGAGACCGGCAAGGAAACCGCCACCGTCAAGGACGTCACCGGCTTCGTGCTGAACCGGCTCCAGTACGCCCTCTTCCACGAGGCCGCGCAGGTGGTGGAGGAAGGCATCGCCAGCGCGGAGGACGTGGACACCCTGGTTCGTACCACCTTCGGTTTCCGGCTGCCCTTCTTCGGCCCCTTCGCCATCGCCGACATGGCAGGGCTGGATGTCTACGCCTTCTGCTACAAGTCGCTGCAGACCGGCTTCCCGGAGCGGTTCGCCACCCCGAAGATCCTGCAGGAAAAGGTCGACGCCGGCCAGCTCGGCACCAAGACCGGCTCCGGCTTCCTTGACGTCCCCGCAGACCGCACCGCAGCCCTGGTTGCCTACCGGAACAAGGCGTACGTCGCCATGCAGAAGCTCATCGAGGAACTGGGCCCGGCCCCGCTGTCCTGA
- a CDS encoding ribose-5-phosphate isomerase has protein sequence MTENTQPGWRIVVGNDEAGVEYKNALRELLEADPRVASVEDVGVASNDATAYPHLAVAAARKVAAGEADRALLICGTGLGVAISANKVPGIRAVTAHDSYSVERSVLSNNAQVLTMGQRVIGLELAKKLVGEWLDYRFDENSASAAKVDAISSYEDASEGLEDK, from the coding sequence ATGACCGAGAACACCCAGCCAGGCTGGCGCATCGTCGTCGGCAACGACGAAGCCGGCGTGGAATACAAGAACGCCCTGCGCGAACTGCTGGAGGCGGACCCCCGCGTTGCCTCGGTAGAGGATGTGGGAGTGGCATCCAACGATGCCACCGCGTACCCCCACCTGGCCGTCGCCGCCGCCCGCAAGGTGGCCGCCGGCGAAGCGGACCGCGCCCTCCTGATCTGCGGCACCGGCCTGGGCGTCGCTATTTCTGCCAACAAAGTACCGGGCATCCGCGCGGTCACCGCCCACGACAGCTACTCGGTGGAACGCTCCGTACTGTCCAACAACGCCCAGGTTCTGACCATGGGCCAGCGCGTCATCGGCTTGGAGCTCGCCAAGAAACTTGTGGGCGAGTGGCTGGACTACCGCTTCGACGAAAACTCCGCATCCGCGGCAAAAGTAGACGCCATCTCCTCCTACGAGGACGCGTCGGAAGGACTTGAGGACAAATGA
- a CDS encoding SDR family NAD(P)-dependent oxidoreductase, which produces MTAFPADRTVIVTGAVSERGIGRATADYLAERGWNIGVIDLDDAACKAVAKELAEKHGVKAHGAGANIADEAWVRAAIDEIEAELPQLVALANIAGVSSPVPYLELDGAEWDRVININLNGVHYATRRAAESMVKNRLGRIVNISSVSAQRGGGTFSKTPYSVAKAGVIGLTRATARELGEYDITVNAISPGPIDTDIMGGTLSEERKDELVKDLVVNRVGSPRDVAAAISFLIGEDSGYISGQTLNVDGGLYMH; this is translated from the coding sequence ATGACAGCATTTCCCGCAGACCGCACGGTGATCGTCACCGGCGCCGTCTCCGAGCGCGGCATCGGCCGTGCCACCGCCGACTACCTGGCCGAGCGCGGCTGGAACATCGGCGTGATCGACCTCGATGACGCGGCCTGCAAAGCGGTGGCCAAGGAACTGGCGGAAAAGCACGGCGTCAAAGCCCATGGCGCCGGCGCAAACATTGCCGACGAAGCATGGGTCCGGGCCGCGATCGACGAGATCGAAGCGGAACTGCCGCAGCTGGTGGCGCTGGCCAACATCGCAGGCGTCAGCTCCCCGGTGCCCTACCTCGAACTCGACGGCGCCGAGTGGGACCGCGTCATCAACATCAACCTGAACGGTGTCCACTACGCCACCCGCCGGGCCGCCGAGTCGATGGTCAAGAACCGGCTGGGACGGATTGTCAACATCTCCTCGGTCTCCGCCCAGCGCGGCGGCGGAACCTTCAGCAAGACCCCGTACTCGGTGGCGAAGGCCGGCGTCATCGGCCTGACCCGTGCCACCGCCCGGGAACTGGGGGAGTACGACATCACGGTCAACGCCATTTCACCGGGCCCGATTGACACCGACATCATGGGCGGCACTCTCAGTGAGGAACGCAAGGATGAGTTGGTCAAGGACCTGGTGGTGAACCGGGTGGGCAGCCCCCGCGACGTGGCGGCAGCCATCTCCTTCCTGATCGGCGAAGACTCAGGCTACATCTCCGGCCAGACACTGAACGTCGACGGCGGACTCTACATGCACTAA